In the Armatimonadota bacterium genome, CTGGGAGTACCAGACCGCATATGACATCCGATCCTCGCCGGCTGTGAACGCCGACGGTACAGTAGTCATCGGGGTGATGGATGGTTTCGTATACGCGTTCAATCCGGATGGGACGAAGAAATGGCAATTCCTGACCTCCGCCAGCGCGAGCGGAATCTACGGATCGCCGGCGATCGCCGCCGACGGAAGCGTGGTAGTCCAGTCCATCGGCGGAACGCTCTACGGCAACATCACTTCGACGCCGCCCGCGGCGAACGCCCCGAGCGACCTGGTAGTCACAGCCACCGGCGATACGACGACCACGCTGACGTGGACAGACAACTCGGACGACGAGTTCGGCTTCCACATCGAGCGGAGGTCGGGCGCCATGGGCAACTTCGTGCAGATCGGCAAGACGGCCGCCGACGTAGCGACGTATCAGGATTCCGGGCTCATATCGGGTCAGACGTATTTCTACCGCGTCTGTGCATATCAGCAGGCGGGCGATTCGCAGTTCACCCCGTCGGTCGGGGTACTGATGCCCGGTCTCGCCGCTCCGCTCGGCCTTGTGGCGGAACCGGTGACCGGCACCAGGATTGACCTGACCTGGACCGACGTATCCGACGAGGAGTTCGGTTACAAGATCGAGCGCTTCCAGGGAGCGGCGGGCCCGTTCGTCCAGATCGCAAGAGTCGAGGCGGATGTCTCAGCGTTTAGCGACACGAGCGTCAACCCGGGGATCAACTACTACTACCGGGTGAGGGCCTACGACGCGACGCGGGACTCGAGCTACTCGAACGAGGACTGGGCGCTTACGCCCGGAAATGTCTACAGTAACATCCAGCGGGGCAATGAGAATCGCCCGCAGATCGCCCTCACGTTTGACGCGGGAACAGCCGGAATTCGCGCCGCGCTGCTCGATACGTTGAAGCAGAAGGAATGCTACAGCAATTTCTACATAACCGGCTATGTTGCGCAGACCCAGCCGGCCCTCATGAAGCGGATAGGCGCCGAGGGTCATCTTGTCGGCAACCACAGCATTGACCACCCGGCGTTTACGCACATCACTGATGAGGAGATGGAACGCCAGTTGAACACGACGGACGACATAATCTACGGGCTCACAGGCCACAAGACCAGGCAGTGGTGGCGCGCACCTTACGGTTCAATTGACAGCCACGTGATTGATGTCACGGGCAACCTTGGCTTCCATCACGCTCACTGGACCATTGACAGCGGAGACGTCGGCGGCGCAAGCTCTCAGGCGATCATCAACACCATGCTGAGCGGGGCCCAGAACGGCAACGTCGCGCTGTTCCACTGCACCCTGGCCAACACTGAGGGAGCAGCAGCGGGAGTCATAGACGGCCTCAGGGGCCTGGGATATGAGTTGGTCACTGTACCGGAGCTTGTCGCCCCGCTGCAGTTGACCGCTCCCTCGGGGGTACTCTCACCCGGCTGGAACTTCGTCTCCCTGCCGATCGAACCGGCCAATACCACGCCGATGGTCGTCTTCCGCGGCCTGAACGTGAATGATAGGCTCATCGGGTGGAACAAGGAGAACCAGGTCACCAAGACGCTGAGCATGGCCACTCCGGACGCATTCGGGCAGATCAGCGCGGACGAGGGTTACTGGCTCTACCTCGAACCGGGGCAGACGGTCAAGTTCAGCGGCAAGGCGATGACGAACGACAGGCACATCAAGCTGCCCCAGACACTGGCGAATCCGGCCGGCGCCATGACGATGATCGGATACCCGTTCCAGAGTCCGCAGCCAGTGGACAACCTGCGTGTGTACAATCCTAACGCCCCCGAGCCGAAGGAACGCTCGCTTGCGGAGGCCCGCAACGCGGGATGGGTCTCCAGTCTACTCTACGGCTGGGACGCCGTCTGGCAGGGCCTGTCTACCATCGGCACGGATGAAGACTGGGCGGAGTACGGCATGCTCGAGCCTTGGCATGGATACTGGTTCACGAGCTACGTGAACGAACTCGAGTTGATCATCCCCGCACCCGTTCAGATCAACTGAGCGAGTCTATCGAATAGAAACTCTGAGAAACCGGTCGGGCTCAAGCCCGGCCGGTTTTTTTCGTCGGGTCAAATGCCTGGTTGACATTTCGCTGCTGAGTTTGTCTATCAGTTGAACCGCATCCATCAATCACCGCACAGTATTCAGATGTTGCTCCTGAATCCGGCGACGCCCAACAAAACGCGGAAGTTTTTTCCGCGTTTTGGGCGTTTTGGCACGGTTTGTGCAAGTACAATTACCAGGTTCGGCCTTGCGTCGGTCGTTCTGGACGCGTTGCACACGCCGATCGGCGCACGCGGGCAACCTACTTATGCCTATCTCAGATGCCGGTTTCCGCCGACACAGGATGTTGTCGAAAGGAGCAGTAGAATGAAGAAGGTTCTTGCGGTGAGCCTTGCCTCTCTGGCGTTGCTGGCCCTCATCTGCACAAACGCAACGGCCATTCCGAGCACACAGGTAGTATGGTCGCAGCAGCCAGACATGGTTCGCGGCTTCCAGTTTTCTTCCGAGACGAAGGTCCCATCGATTGTTGCCGATGACTTCGGATGGCCCGCGCTTCAAGCGGTTGGGTTGCGCTGGTGGGGCGGATACTGGACCCCGACTTCGCCCGGAAACTATGGGCCGTACGCCGATGGGCGTCCCTCCGTTCTTACTCCGGCGACCATACAGAGCTTTGTGATCTCCATCTGGTCAAACGCGGCTCCCGGAGGCGCCTATCCGTATGCGCGTCCCGGCAGTCAGTTGTGGAGCGCCCCTATACCTTTCGCCAACGTCGCGGAGACATACGCCGGGGCAACCGGGGAGGGACGGCAGGTCTATTCGTACTATGCTGACCTCAGTTCCCAGACCCTTCCGCAGTTGGTCACCGGGGCAACCTACTGGCTCTCCATCGAGGCCGTGACGACCTCAAACAACGAGCAGTGGGGTTGGCACGAGTCGAGCGATCACAATCTGAGTCCCGCTGTGCAGGACTTCCGGCAGTCCGGGTGGCTGCAGATTCAGAACAATCTGTATGATAACGACATGGCTTTTGAACTGACCGTGATCCCCGAACCGGCCGGGCTGAGTGCCCTGATCGTGGGACTCACCGGAGTCGGAGCGCTGGTGTTGCGCCGCAGATTCTAGGAAATACCCGAATCGTGCTTCATCAGGACTACAAGAACAGCCGCTCTGAGGAGCGGCTGTTCTTTTATGCGCCTCGCCTCGAGTTCCTTGACTTTCGAAGCCTCGCTGGTCTAAAATCTTATCGTATGCAAACCGCCAAGTATCCGATGCGCGCGCCGGTTAACCAGGAGTCCAGACGAAATGAAACGCTTTATCCCGCTAGTGTTGGCCGCGATTATCCTCTGCACGTCCCAGACGTGTTCGGCGCAGGGCGTTGCCGACATCCTGACAAGGCCTCAGGGCCAGCAGACACGACCTTCGCCACAGCCGAGACCGACCGCTCAGCAGATGCAGGCGTTGGCGGTCCAGGCTGATCTGCAGAAGGCCGCGCAGTTCATGAGGGCAGGCAAGGCAAAGGAGGCAATCGCCCAGTTCAAGATCGTCCTATCCAAAGACCCTAAGAACCTCGCCGCCCACGTGAACCTCGCTAAGCTGTACGCGAACGTCGAAGACCCCAAGTCCGCCCTGGGCCACATCCAAGCGGCGATAAAGCTGCGACCAAAGGAGGCCCAGTTCCACATGATGGCGGCGGGTATCTACGCGCAGTTGAACC is a window encoding:
- a CDS encoding PQQ-binding-like beta-propeller repeat protein — translated: MTKQNTPRLYHVLAIACLLATAASSFAWAAGPMNSPWPMFRHDARHTATSQYQDPIASGMPWSSATGGGLSSPAIAADGTIYIGGASGNLRAVNPDGTIKWSFAAGTGATRSTPAIADDGTIYIGGTNGRVYAVNPNGTQKWNSGNLTGTSEISGSPTIGADGTIYIGSRNGNLYAMNPDGTRKWFRSVGAVHMGSPCIGADGVVYIGGGFNLSAVNPDGTVKWVYPTGYTIQSSPALSPDGTRVYVGSCDAYLHAVNTADGTMAWQTTVPLIPASTSSSVAVAPNGMLYIGSNGASASMGGGALFAIDPNGEIVWEYQTAYDIRSSPAVNADGTVVIGVMDGFVYAFNPDGTKKWQFLTSASASGIYGSPAIAADGSVVVQSIGGTLYGNITSTPPAANAPSDLVVTATGDTTTTLTWTDNSDDEFGFHIERRSGAMGNFVQIGKTAADVATYQDSGLISGQTYFYRVCAYQQAGDSQFTPSVGVLMPGLAAPLGLVAEPVTGTRIDLTWTDVSDEEFGYKIERFQGAAGPFVQIARVEADVSAFSDTSVNPGINYYYRVRAYDATRDSSYSNEDWALTPGNVYSNIQRGNENRPQIALTFDAGTAGIRAALLDTLKQKECYSNFYITGYVAQTQPALMKRIGAEGHLVGNHSIDHPAFTHITDEEMERQLNTTDDIIYGLTGHKTRQWWRAPYGSIDSHVIDVTGNLGFHHAHWTIDSGDVGGASSQAIINTMLSGAQNGNVALFHCTLANTEGAAAGVIDGLRGLGYELVTVPELVAPLQLTAPSGVLSPGWNFVSLPIEPANTTPMVVFRGLNVNDRLIGWNKENQVTKTLSMATPDAFGQISADEGYWLYLEPGQTVKFSGKAMTNDRHIKLPQTLANPAGAMTMIGYPFQSPQPVDNLRVYNPNAPEPKERSLAEARNAGWVSSLLYGWDAVWQGLSTIGTDEDWAEYGMLEPWHGYWFTSYVNELELIIPAPVQIN